Proteins encoded in a region of the Limanda limanda chromosome 17, fLimLim1.1, whole genome shotgun sequence genome:
- the LOC133023692 gene encoding F-box/WD repeat-containing protein 9-like, with amino-acid sequence MNLCEPDSLEEQGKPFPDLVRPPSNEAPGPDLQRPQPAGHPSSADASPSLCDETNGLLSLPWEIITLIASYLPAQCVTTVLPKVCQTLGNLEKDSSAWQLRARRLIGSQAGFPVGPREDFDWPTACLEMEQLIICWKGRTQLVPEQAQQEEEESIQVRQQQQAGQDREPVEEGQDGGREAEVEGAGVAVQAVVIEDGDGEMQPIEGEDQLARSREDMNERVENIGALIEEERDHRMMFDANGADSALNHQENLADPGNLGNGRQVEMEQSQPCRSPSPPPALERITISTNHIASVNSVLLVGGEGKVCATASRDWNVKLWDLQAGSTGTLLHTLGGQDGLHTHRGWVWCLASQGSLLVSGGLDSSVRVWDLQAGGAVGGLIRADSAVLCLSCQTDVLLAGTMNKRITMWDTRAASPVVKSLWLHGDAVMCLAADDKNIFSGSTDGTVAVYDRRAGKVLKKLRLTSYLRSMSYSGSEVWAGDSNGTLRSFSMQAGTLNKRSKFDVGHTAMITGVHRSHGSLYTCSADRTVKVHIPCAPPTTLCTLHHQDEVSGLSVDAGVFAVATGDVCVDIWRPRQ; translated from the exons ATGAACCTGTGTGAACCAGATTCATTGGAAGAGCAGGGGAAACCGTTTCCTGACCTTGTGAGACCTCCGAGTAATGAGGCTCCCGGGCCTGACCTCCAGAG GCCTCAGCCGGCGGGTCACCCATCCTCAGCAGATGCCAGCCCCTCACTCTGCGATGAGACAAATGGCTTGTTGTCTTTACCATGGGAGATAATCACCCTCATCGCCTCGTACCTTCCTGCGCAGTGTGTCACCACCGTGCTGCCAAAG GTCTGCCAGACATTGGGTAATTTGGAAAAGGACAGCAGCGCATGGCAACTCCGAGCACGTAGATTAATAGGATCCCAAGCTGGCTTTCCAGTGGGGCCAAGGGAGGACTTTGACTGGCCTACTGCTTGCCTCGAGATGGAGCAGCTGATAATCTGCTGGAAAGGCAGAACGCAGCTTGTGCCCGAACAGGCccaacaagaggaggaggaaagtatTCAAGtgaggcagcagcaacaggcGGGGCAGGACAGGGAACCAGTCGAAGAGGGACAGGATGGTGGCAGAGAGGCGGAGGTAGAAGGGGCAGGAGTGGCTGTGCAGGCGGTGGTAATAGAAGATGGTGATGGTGAAATGCAGCCCATTGAAGGTGAGGACCAACTAGCAAGATCAAGAGAAGATATGAATGAGAGGGTGGAGAATATAGGAGCACTGATCGAAGAAGAAAGGGACCACAGGATGATGTTCGATGCTAATGGGGCAGATAGTGCTCTTAATCACCAAGAGAACTTGGCTGACCCTGGGAATCTGGGTAATGGAAGACAGGTAGAGATGGAACAAAGTCAACCCTGCAGAAGTCCTAGCCCACCCCCAGCACTGGAACGCATCACCATCTCTACAAACCACATTGCCTCAGTCAACTCTGTTCTCCTTGTCGGGGGAGAGGGGAAAGTTTGTGCCACAGCTTCCAGAGACTGGAATGTTAAACTGTGGGATCTACAAGCAGGCTCTACTGGGACGCTGCTGCACACATTGGGAGGACAGGATGGGTTACACACCCATAGGGGCTGGGTCTGGTGCCTGGCATCTCAAGGGTCTCTGCTGGTTTCAGGGGGCTTGGACAGCTCGGTGAGGGTGTGGGACCTGCAGGCCGGTGGTGCAGTGGGGGGCCTAATCAGAGCTGATTCTGCTGTCCTCTGCCTGTCCTGTCAGACAGATGTGTTGCTGGCTGGTACAATGAACAAGAGAATCACCATGTGGGACACCAGAG CGGCCAGCCCTGTGGTGAAAAGTCTCTGGCTCCATGGTGATGCTGTGATGTGCCTGGCAGCAGATGACAAGAACATCTTCTCTGGAAGTACAGACGGGACTGTAGCTGTCTATGATCGCAGGGCAGGCAAAGTCTTGAAGAAACTTCGG CTGACTTCTTACCTGCGGTCCATGAGCTACAGTGGCAGTGAGGTTTGGGCAGGAGACAGCAACGGCACGCTCCGCTCCTTTTCCATGCAAGCAGGGACCTTAAACAAGAGGTCTAAGTTTGATGTGGGACACACTGCTATGATCACTGGTGTCCACAGATCTCACGGGAGCCTCTACACCTGTTCAGCTGATCGTACTGTCAAG GTACACATCCCTTGTGCACCTCCGACGACATTATGCACACTGCATCATCAAGATGAAGTCAGTGGG CTGAGTGTGGACGCTGGAGTCTTCGCTGTAGCCAcaggagatgtgtgtgtagatatCTGGAGGCCTAGACAATGA
- the LOC133023220 gene encoding deoxyhypusine synthase-like codes for MADCAPSVAMEAVLKPSCELPEDMPKIKGYDFNQGVDLHQVLKSYLTTGFQASSLSLAIQQINLMIEKRLEPVEAEEGAESGESPQHSGCTIFLGYTSNLISSGVRESIRYLAEHKMVDVIVTTAGGIEEDFIKCLAHTYLGDFSLPGKELRLKGINRIGNLLVPNDNYCKFEDWVIPILDQMLLEQNTEGTRWTPSKMIHRLGKEINNTESVYYWAYKNNIPVFSPALTDGSLGDMIYFHSFKSPGLVLDIVEDIRRMNSQAVFAKKSGMIILGGGLVKHHIANANLMRNGADYAVFVNTGQEFDGSDSGARPDEAVSWGKIRTDAKPVKVYADASLVFPLIVAETFALHADKLTAGKKAD; via the exons ATGGCAGACTGTGCCCCCTCTGTTGCCATGGAAGCCGTCCTCAAGCCCAGCTGCGAACTCCCAGAGGACATGCCCAAGATCAAGGGCTATGACTTCAACCAGGGGGTCGATCTCCACCAAGTGCTGAAGTCCTACCTCACCACGGGTTTCCAGGCCAGTAGCTTGAGCTTGGCCATCCAGCAGATCAACCTCATG ATAGAGAAGCGGCTTGAACCAGTGGAGGCAGAAGAGGGAGCTGAGTCTGGTGAATCCCCCCAGCACTCGGGCTGCACCATCTTCCTGGGTTACACCTCCAACCTCATCAGCTCCGGAGTCAGGGAGAGCATCCGCTATCTGGCAGAGCACAAAATG GTGGATGTGATTGTTACCACAGCTGGAGGTATCGAGGAGGATTTTATCAAGTGTCTGGCTCACACATACCTGGGAGACTTTAGCCTGCCCGGAAAGGAGCTCCGCTTGAAAGGAATTAACAG AATAGGGAACCTTTTGGTGCCCAATGATAACTACTGTAAGTTTGAAGACTGGGTGATTCCCATCCTGGACCAGATGTTGTTGGAGCAGAACACCGAG ggaACCCGTTGGACTCCTTCCAAAATGATCCATCGGCTCGGGAAGGAAATCAATAATACTGAGTCTGTCTACTACTGGGCGTACAAG AATAATATCCCAGTGTTCAGTCCTGCTCTGACAGATGGCTCTCTGGGGGACATGATCTACTTCCACTCTTTTAAGAGCCCTGGCTTGGTACTTGACATAGTGGAGG ATATACGCAGGATGAACAGCCAGGCGGTTTTTGCCAAGAAATCGGGAATGATCATCTTGGGAGGAGGCCTGGTCAAACATCACATAGCCAATGCTAATCTTATG AGGAACGGAGCCGACTATGCAGTGTTTGTAAACACAGGTCAAGAGTTTGATGGCTCGGACTCTGGGGCCAGACCTGATGAGGCCGTATCCTGGGGCAAGATCAGAACAGATGCCAAACCTGTCAAG GTTTATGCAGACGCCTCGTTAGTCTTCCCTCTGATCGTGGCTGAGACCTTCGCGCTCCACGCCGACAAGCTGACCGCTGGAAAGAAAGCAGATTAA